Proteins from a single region of Microtus ochrogaster isolate Prairie Vole_2 linkage group LG5, MicOch1.0, whole genome shotgun sequence:
- the Rps20 gene encoding 40S ribosomal protein S20, whose product MAFKDTGKTPVEPEVAIHRIRITLTSRNVKSLEKVCADLIRGAKEKNLKVKGPVRMPTKTLRITTRKTPCGEGSKTWDRFQMRIHKRLIDLHSPSEIVKQITSISIEPGVEVEVTIADA is encoded by the exons ATG GCTTTCAAAGACACCGGGAAGACGCCCGTGGAGCCCGAGGTGGCGATCCACCGCATCCGGATCACGCTCACCAGCCGCAACGTGAAGTCGCTGGAGAAGG TGTGTGCCGACCTGATCAGAGGCGCCAAGGAGAAGAACCTGAAAGTGAAGGGGCCCGTGCGCATGCCCACCAAG ACCCTGAGGATCACTACAAGAAAAACACCTTGTGGGGAAGGCTCCAAGACGTGGGATCGTTTCCAAATGAGAATCCACAAGCGCCTCATTGACTTGCACAGCCCCTCCGAGATAGTTAAACAGATTACATCCATCAGTATTGAGCCGGGCGTGGAGGTTGAAGTAACCATTGCAGATGCCTAA